A single window of Drosophila suzukii chromosome 3, CBGP_Dsuzu_IsoJpt1.0, whole genome shotgun sequence DNA harbors:
- the LOC108013858 gene encoding uncharacterized protein: MVGELSWQWQILILLQIIRLSSQLNHQFVPEKEDLFSDCTDKPGYQSVDKMSDFSQFIRKRNKNGGIDIHGNITMKWDIQPSDRVSVEVGILKLEKGTWKPTVFKGADKDFCKSFYDKNTIYYPHSTEHVINKEEVKDKCVKVPGTVLIVEPFQLKILISLAVPLTPGRHKALIIFTAFDKANVKRPDEICTEIIGDIVKG, from the exons ATGGTCGGCGAACTGTCTTGGCAATGGCAGATTCTTATCTTGCTGCAAATAATACGCCTTTCATCCCAATTGAATCACCAATTTGTGCCTGAGAAGGAGGATTTGTTCAGTGACTGCACAGACAAGCCAGGATATCAAAGTGTCGATAAAATGTCGGATTTTTCGCAGTTTATCCGTAAAAGGAATAAAAATGGTGGAATTGATATACATGGAAATATAACCATGAAATGGGATATACAACCATCAGATCGTGTGTCG GTTGAAGTTGGTATACTAAAGTTAGAAAAAGGAACTTGGAAACCAACCGTTTTCAAAGGGGCTGATAAAGATTTCTGCAAGTCCTTTTATGACAAGAACACCATTTACTATCCTCATTCGACGGAACACGTGATCAACAAGGAGGAAGTCAAGGACAAATGCGTAAAAGTTCCTGGg ACAGTTTTAATTGTGGAACCCTTTCAACTGAAAATATTAATAAGTCTTGCTGTGCCCCTAACTCCAGGACGTCACAAGGCCCTTATAATATTTACTGCCTTTGACAAAGCCAATGTTAAGCGTCCTGATGAGATATGCACGGAAATTATTGGCGATATTGTGAAAGGCTAA
- the LOC108016064 gene encoding nuclear cap-binding protein subunit 1, which produces MESGRRKRADSSGDEEDDSRRKRTSDVKMATVDRLMGSLSYQGGTSIELKLENLSYLLRNEISPELRKHILQLLITCVGNHPGQASAYATFVGLLNIVNFEFAFECLAFMTQKLHETICNRDWFRMRGVVHFLVDLYNCHVVTSSSLLNFLAGCVKECENVKDPDDELDPVPQTRRDWLAYCVLSAIPMIGKDMQGKAGFEGLMLTLQIYIKKRSTLPTAALCIWRDSKHRDYLELLWQRVDGLRREHWAEPEHQLIPRPYLAFDEALSIGPLHCLRDFQVAPHEHKCPYPPPRVSFYFFPYDTGDEHRELPHPLRIERHLMEVQIQDILKSLHLERRICADNLLAYAATKTQLAVYHCIVEVILSEMLHLPASEWININYGALLVELCKRQPDKVPRVVNHAALILFDRLDSMSVACFDRLVNWLSFHLSNFGFALYWDKWGQSLRSSIVPSATNLQPKAVFLRELLKKCVRLSYPERIAQILPDFLAGFLPRTPIPHFKFVDETLPGALLSKNLLDTMRNKQSCPEMISTLINGTTGIGPLLKINVLTQNCLHLGSKSFSHTFAILCKYHSVFKDLTAGDSEKQHAILNGIFEVWVDSEQFRLVVSERLVRMKVIEPRCIVSWIFGPLMRKELTKIYIWELLHSTVRHVKRVQKQNEVIDVDCPSGTDYAVRSILLDIVNRFVKALSAAPEEHEGSEEHYWFHWVLGRLQETLFLYADDYKNISCKLHKISEEADLRESISKTMQGFLTYVTA; this is translated from the exons ATGGAGTCAGGTCGTCGCAAGCGTGCAGATTCGAGTGGTGATGAGGAGGACGACAGCCGCCGGAAGAGGACGTCCGATGTCAAGATGGCTACCGTGGACAGGTTGATGGGGAGCTTGAGCTACCAGGGCGGCACTTCCATCGAGCTGAAGCTGGAGAACCTCTCGTACTTGCTGCGAAACGAGATCAGCCCCGAGCTCAGGAAGCACATCCTGCAACTCCTGATCACCTGCGTGGGCAACCATCCGGGGCAGGCCAGTGCCTATGCCACATTTGTGGGCCTTTTGAATATCGTCAACTTCGAGTTCGCCTTCGAATGCCTGGCCTTCATGACGCAGAAGCTACATGAAACCATCTGCAACCGCGACTGGTTCAGAATGCGGGGAGTGGTCCACTTCTTGGTAGACTTGTACAATTGCCATGTGGTCACCTCGTCGTCATTGCTGAATTTCCTAGCGGGCTGCGTGAAGGAGTGCGAGAACGTCAAGGATCCGGATGACGAGTTGGACCCTGTACCGCAGACTCGTCGCGATTGGCTGGCCTATTGTGTGCTATCCGCCATTCCAATGATCGGCAAAGATATGCAGGGCAAGGCAGGATTCGAGGGTCTAATGCTCACCCTGCAGATCTACATCAAGAAGCGAAGTACCTTGCCCACCGCCGCGTTGTGTATTTGGCGGGACTCGAAGCACAGGGACTACTTGGAGTTGCTCTGGCAGAGGGTGGATGGATTGAGGCGGGAACATTGGGCCGAACCGGAGCACCAGTTGATTCCACGACCCTACCTGGCCTTCGACGAGGCCCTGAGTATCGGACCGTTGCACTGCCTGCGCGACTTCCAGGTGGCGCCCCATGAGCACAAATGTCCGTATCCCCCACCGCGAGTATCCTTTTACTTCTTTCCCTACGACACTGGCGACGAGCACCGCGAACTGCCCCATCCACTGCGCATCGAGCGGCATTTAATGGAGGTCCAGATCCAGGACATCCTCAAATCCCTCCATCTGGAGAGGAGGATCTGCGCCGACAACCTCCTGGCCTATGCCGCCACCAAGACCCAGTTGGCAGTTTACCACTGCATCGTAGAGGTGATTCTGAGCGAGATGCTGCATCTGCCCGCTTCCGAGTGGATCAACATCAACTACGGAGCCCTGCTGGTGGAGCTCTGCAAGCGTCAGCCTGACAAGGTGCCCCGCGTGGTCAATCATGCCGCACTCATCCTCTTCGACCGACTGGACTCCATGAGCGTGGCCTGCTTCGACCGGCTCGTCAACTGGCTGTCGTTCCACCTGAGCAACTTTGGGTTCGCCCTCTACTGGGACAAGTGGGGACAGAGTCTACGATCATCGATCGTTCCGAGTGCCACCAATCTCCAGCCGAAGGCGGTTTTCCTCAGGGAATTGCTCAAGAAGTGTGTCAG ACTTTCATACCCCGAGAGAATTGCACAGATTCTGCCGGATTTTCTCGCCGGTTTCCTTCCGCGGACTCCCATTCCACACTTCAAGTTCGTCGACGAAACGCTCCCGGGGGCGCTGTTGTCCAAGAATCTCCTGGATACTATGCGCAACAAGCAATCCTGTCCGGAAATGATCTCCACCCTTATAAACGGCACCACAGGAATCGGACCGCTGCTGAAGATCAACGTTCTTACTCAGAACTGCCTCCACCTCGGGTCTAAATCATTCAGCCATACTTTCGCTATACTCTGCAAATACCACTCGGTATTTAAG GATCTGACTGCAGGGGATTCGGAGAAGCAACATGCGATCTTGAACGGAATCTTCGAGGTTTGGGTGGACAGCGAGCAATTCAGATTGGTGGTAAGCGAAAGACTGGTCCGGATGAAGGTGATAGAGCCCAGATGTATAGTGTCCTGGATTTTTGGTCCACTAATGCGGAAGGAACTCACCAAGATTTACATTTGGGAGCTGCTCCATTCGACTGTTCGCCATGTGAAGCGTGTCCAAAAGCAGAATGAAGTTATAGATGTGGACTGTCCAAGTGGAACGGATTACGCGGTCAGGAGCATTTTACTGGACATCGTGAACCGCTTCGTAAAGGCCCTTTCTGCTGCTCCGGAGGAACATGAGGGATCCGAGGAGCACTACTGGTTTCACTGGGTTCTTGGCCGGCTACAGGAGACGCTTTTCCTCTATGCGGACGACTACAAAAATATATCCTGCAAACTACACAAAATCTCCGAGGAGGCCGATCTCAGGGAAAGCATTTCGAAAACGATGCAGGGCTTTTTAACCTATGTTACGGCATAA
- the Ugt49B2 gene encoding UDP-glycosyltransferase UGT5 encodes MILIIKLLLLSFLGIGDGARILAPFFSPTPSHYMMTNAIIRELVKRGHEVTFITPFSLAKENLGPNYREILLHHYDSWEDVSAKMNTKSALDMIDLSGMTHMRLAQHIGIQSTDFALAHPEVQDLIYAKDKIGKFDLLLAAQFYNEGALMLGHLYQVPVITVAAFAYANYFSKIFGSINPLSYVPNTVTGCTDRMTLWERLENVVFSAAEDVLREVSYYPAQDAIIKKYFGKLLPEVPTVKQLERNISVLLINSYMPLTSPRPMSLSMISVGGLHIQPPKALPANIKKFLDDAEFGAIYFSLGSQLRSADMLPEKIKMFLGVFGSLKQRILWKFESDQLSNIPDNVRIEKWLPQSDILAHPNVKVFIAHGGLFGLQEAVYHAVPVIGMPFFFDQALNIKAGQAAGFAIGLDYRTISEDLLKSALNELLTNRKFKTNMDKASRIFRDRPVGAMDTAIYWINYVIEHRGAPHMVAAGVHLRWYQFYLLDVSLIILIVTVLPLLTLYAIYKRLKSLRGKKSFDKKTKSE; translated from the exons atg ATACTAATTATAAAGTTGCTTCTATTGAGCTTTTTGGGAATTGGAGATGGAGCCCGCATTCTGGCACCTTTCTTCTCACCTACACCAAGCCATTATATGATGACAAATGCGATTATAAGAGAACTGGTAAAACGTGGACATGAGGTCACATTCATAACTCCGTTTTCGTTGGCCAAGGAAAACTTGGGGCCAAACTACAGGGAAATTCTTTTGCACCATTATGACTCATGGGAAGATG TTTCTGCTAAGATGAATACAAAATCGGCGCTGGATATGATTGACTTGTCAGGGATGACACACATGCGTCTGGCCCAACACATTGGTATCCAATCAACGGATTTTGCACTGGCCCATCCGGAAGTTCAGGATCTAATTTACGCCAAAGATAAGATCGGTAAATTCGATCTTCTCCTTGCGGCACAGTTCTACAATGAGGGTGCTCTTATGCTCGGCCATCTCTACCAAGTACCCGTCATTACCGTAGCAGCCTTTGCCTATGCCAACTACTTTAGCAAAATCTTTGGCTCTATAAATCCCTTATCATACGTCCCGAATACTGTAACGGGATGCACCGATAGAATGACATTGTGGGAGCGATTGGAAAATGTCGTATTTAGCGCTGCTGAGGATGTGCTTCGGGAAGTCTCCTACTACCCGGCCCAGGATGCCATTATCAAGAAGTATTTTGGCAAGTTATTACCAGAAGTGCCGACGGTTAAGCAATTGGAACGAAACATCTCGGTCTTACTAATAAACAGCTACATGCCGCTGACATCTCCGAGACCAATGTCCTTGAGCATGATTTCGGTGGGAGGACTGCATATCCAGCCACCCAAAGCTCTGCCAGCAAACATAAAAAAGTTCCTTGATGATGCAGAGTTCGGTGCTATCTACTTTAGTTTGG GATCTCAATTGCGCAGTGCTGACATGTTACCCGAAAAAATAAAGATGTTCCTAGGAGTCTTTGGCAGCTTAAAACAACGTATCCTTTGGAAATTCGAAAGCGACCAGTTGTCGAATATTCCCGACAATGTCAGGATTGAAAAGTGGTTACCCCAGTCCGATATATTGGCCCATCCGAATGTTAAAGTTTTCATTGCACATGGCGGTCTCTTCGGATTGCAAGAGGCAGTTTATCACGCGGTTCCGGTGATCGGAATGCCCTTCTTTTTTGATCAGGCTCTGAACATAAAAGCGGGCCAGGCTGCTGGATTTGCCATTGGCTTGGACTATCGGACAATTTCGGAAGATCTGCTGAAATCTGCACTCAATGAACTGCTGACAAATCGCAAGTTTAAAACCAATATGGATAAAGCATCCCGGATTTTTCGCGATCGTCCAGTTGGCGCTATGGACACGGCCATTTACTGGATAAATTATGTAATAGAACACCGGGGAGCACCGCATATGGTGGCAGCAGGAGTTCATCTTCGCTGGTACCAGTTTTATTTGCTGGATGTCTCCTTGATTATACTGATAGTTACTGTATTACCTCTTTTGACTTTGTATGCCATTTATAAAAGGCTAAAATCGTTGCGTGGCAAAAAATCCTTTGATAAAAAGACAAAATCTGAATAA
- the bap gene encoding homeobox protein bagpipe: MLNMESAGVSAAMAGLSKSLTTPFSINDILTRSNPETRRMSSVDTEPETEKLKPSDRERSTSKSPPLCCRDLSLYKLAQSKEMQGANPRPTANYLQYYAAAMDNNNHHSHQNHHHQATGTSNSSAADYMQRKLAYFGSTLAAPLDMRRCTSNDSDCDSPPPLSSSPSESPLSHDGSGLSRKKRSRAAFSHAQVFELERRFAQQRYLSGPERSEMAKSLRLTETQVKIWFQNRRYKTKRKQIQQHEAALLGASKRVPVQVLVREDGSTTYAHMAAAGAGHGLDPALINIYRHQLQLAYGGLPLPQMQMPFPYFYPQHKVPQPIPPPTQSSSFVTASSASSSPVPLPLPGAVRPQRTPCPSPNGQVMSVESGAESVHSAAEDGDENVEID; encoded by the exons ATGCTGAATATGGAAAGTGCGGGTGTGAGTGCTGCGATGGCGGGCCTGAGCAAATCCCTGACGACGCCCTTCTCCATCAACGACATCCTGACGCGCAGCAATCCGGAAACGCGTCGCATGTCCAGCGTGGACACCGAACCGGAAACGGAAAAGCTAAAGCCCTCCGATCGCGAGCGATCCACCTCAAAGTCACCACCCCTGTGCTGCCGAGATCTCAGCCTGTACAAACTAGCCCAATCCAAGGAGATGCAAGGAGCAAATCCCAGGCCCACAGCGAACTATCTGCAGTACTATGCGGCGGCGATGGACAACAATAACCATCATAGCCATCAAAACCATCATCACCAGGCAACGGGCACCTCAAACTCTAGTGCCGCGGACTATATGCAGCGCAAATTGGCCTATTTTGGATCCACCCTCGCCGCTCCCTTGGACATGAGGCGCTGCACCAGCAACGATTCCG ACTGCGACTCACCGCCTCCATTGAGCAGTTCGCCCTCCGAATCGCCACTTTCCCATGACGGCAGTGGTCTTAGCCGCAAAAAGCGGTCGCGTGCCGCTTTTAGCCACGCCCAGGTCTTCGAACTGGAGCGTCGTTTTGCCCAACAGCGCTACCTGTCTGGCCCAGAGCGCAGTGAGATGGCCAAGAGCCTGCGGTTGACGGAGACGCAGGTGAAGATATGGTTCCAGAACCGTCGCTACAAGACCAAACGTAAGCAGATACAGCAGCACGAGGCTGCTCTCCTGGGGGCCAGCAAGAGAGTGCCCGTCCAGGTCCTTGTGCGTGAGGACGGCAGCACCACCTACGCCCACATGGCCGCTGCGGGGGCGGGGCACGGTCTGGATCCCGCCCTGATCAACATCTATCGCCACCAGCTGCAGCTAGCCTACGGCGGACTGCCGCTGCCCCAGATGCAGATGCCCTTCCCGTACTTCTACCCGCAGCACAAGGTGCCGCAGCCCATCCCGCCGCCCACTCAGTCGTCCAGCTTTGTGACCGCCTCCTCGGCCTCCTCTTCACCCGTTCCCCTCCCCCTGCCAGGGGCAGTGCGTCCCCAGCGAACCCCCTGTCCCAGTCCCAACGGCCAGGTGATGAGTGTGGAGAGCGGAGCCGAAAGCGTTCACTCGGCGGCGGAAGATGGCGATGAGAATGTGGAGATCGACTAG